The Terriglobia bacterium genome window below encodes:
- a CDS encoding 6-bladed beta-propeller produces LYVVDTLANRIHAFSTGGEFAFSFGERGDAPGRFNFPTHIFRSAAGELYVTDSLNFRVEIFDEDGKFQSAFGRHGDGSGDLAMPKGIAVDRDGVVYVVDGLFDNVQLFDRQGDFLLTLGRRGVDFGEFWLPSGAFLSESDELYVCDTYNRRIQVFHVATGYGKGRS; encoded by the coding sequence TGCTCTACGTGGTGGACACCCTCGCGAACCGGATCCACGCGTTCTCCACCGGCGGCGAGTTCGCGTTCTCGTTCGGGGAGCGCGGCGACGCCCCCGGTCGCTTCAACTTTCCCACCCACATCTTCCGGTCCGCCGCCGGGGAGCTCTACGTCACGGACTCGCTCAACTTCAGGGTGGAGATTTTCGACGAGGACGGGAAGTTCCAGAGCGCCTTCGGCCGGCACGGCGACGGATCCGGTGACCTGGCGATGCCCAAGGGCATCGCGGTGGACCGGGACGGCGTCGTCTACGTGGTGGACGGGCTCTTCGACAACGTCCAGCTCTTCGACCGGCAGGGCGACTTCCTCCTGACGTTGGGCAGGAGGGGGGTGGATTTCGGCGAGTTCTGGCTCCCCAGCGGGGCCTTTCTCAGCGAGAGCGACGAACTGTATGTGTGCGATACCTACAATCGACGAATTCAGGTGTTTCACGTCGCGACGGGCTATGGCAAAGG